A region of the Longimicrobium sp. genome:
AGGTTTCCACCGTCGAGGGGATGGTGAACGAGGCGGTCTGGGCCAACTACGACGTCTGCTCCAACCAGATGGCGTATCCCGACGCCATCGCCCGCGGCGCCATGGCCCTGTTCAGCGAAAAGTACGGCGACGTGGTGCGGGTGGTGGAAATCCCCGGCGTGTCGATGGAATTGTGCGGCGGCACCCACGTGCGGACGACGGGGCAGATCGGCCTCTTCCGAATCCTCTCGGAAAGCGGCGTGGCGGCGGGGGTGCGGCGCATCGAGGCGGTGACGGGGCGCGAGGCGTTCGAGCGGGTGCGCCGCGACGAGCGCACCCTGCGTGAGGCCGCCACCCTGCTCAAGACGCGCGAAGAGAACCTTCTGCCCCGCATTCAGCAGGTGCTGGAGCAGGGGCGCGACCTGCAGAAGCAGCTGGAAAAGGCGCGCACCTCCGGCGGCGGCGACGTGGTGTCCACGCTCCTGGCGTCGGCCGCGTCGCTGGAGGGCGTGCGGGTCGTGGCTTCCAGCGGAGCATTCGGCAGCGTCGACGAGATGAAGGCGCTGGGCGACGTTCTCCGCGAGCGCCTGGGGAGCGGTGTCGCCGTGCTTGCCGAAACCGAGGGCGGAAAGCCGATGATCGTCGTGGTGGTCACGGACGACCTGATTCGGCGCGGCATCCGGGCCGATGCAGTCGTTCGTGAGGTGGCGGCCCTGGCCGGTGGCAAGGGCGGGGGCAAGCCGCACATGGCGCAGGCCGGCGTGGGCGACCCCTCGCGCGTGCCCGGCGCCATGGAGAAGGTTCAGGAGATCGTGGAAGGGCTGCTGGCCGGCGCTCCCGCGTGAATCCGGCGGAGGAGTGGATTCGCGCGCGGCTGCGGGGTGCGCCCCCCGCGCTGCTCGAGACGATGGTCGCCGTGCTCCCCGCAGACGCCGCGCTCCCGGTGCCGGACGCGCTGGCGGCGGCAGCGCTGGCACTCTACGCCCGGCTGCGTGGGGAAAGCCGTGAAGAAGCGCTTCCCCTGCTGGCGGCCGACGCGCTCTTCACCCACGCGTTGGAAGCCCAGGCAGAGGTTGACCCGGACGGGCTTGCCGCCTTGGCGGACCGCATGGGCGCCGCAGGGGCGCTCGGCTGGATGATGCCCGCCTGACTCTGCTGCTTCAGTCGCTGCGGTAGCGCCGGGGGATTTCGAATGCAGACAGGAGGGGCCGGCTCCACGCCATGGAGCCGGCCCCTTCGTTTCGTCCGGCGAGATTTCGGTCGGCGCCATGACCTCGGGGAAGAGAACTCCGCGCGGCGCCCCCCTCGGTAGGTCAACGCGCCGTTGAGGAGTCCGGGCTTACGAGGAGGGTGTTCGCCGCGATGCACGTCTGCCGCGCCTTCAACGGGTCGACGCGCTGCACGGTGATGCGCGCGCCCACCAGCGGCGCCCCAATCGCCCGCAGTTCCGCGCGGTGCAGGCGCCCCGTCATGGCCATGGGCACGGGCCGTCCCACCCTGCCGTCCGCGAAGACGGGCGCGGCCAGCAGGGTCGCGGCCGGCGAGCGCGCCACGCGGGCGACCATCACCAGCGCCTCGCCGCGCGCGGGAAAGCTCATCCGCAGTGTCGCGCCCGCCTCGCAGTAGCGCCACGTGGCGGCCGCGGGCTGCGCGGTGTGGGCCACCGCGCGCGCGGTGACGTTCTCGTACAGCGCGAAGCTGACGTCGGCGCCGCGCTCCAGGTTCCCGCGGACCAGCCGCAGCAGTGCCCCGTGCTGGTAGACCCAGGGCGCGGGGTCGGCGCGCGAGCCGGCGTCGGGGCACTCCCACGTGTTTCCCACCACGATCACCCAGCGGCGCCGGGGGAGCTCGTCGGCCCACCAGGGAGTGCGGACCTGCCGCCCTTCGCACGGCACCGGGTGGAGCATGGTGCCGGGCCGCTGCAGCGCCGCAAAGACGTACGTGCTCCAGTAGCCGCCCAGGAGCGGCGCCCCGGGCGCCCGCTTCTCCAGACGGGCGGCGACGTTCGCCAGCCCCTGCGGGTACGCCGGCGCCGATGCCGGGACCCGCAGCAGGCCGATGGCCAGCCCTGCGGCTCCCGCTACGGCCAGCACTTCCCGCCACCGGCGCGAGACGCGGGGAAGGCTCGCGGCCAGCCACACCAGCGTGATCAGCCCCGCCAGCGTCCCGAAGACGAAGACGAGCGAGAAGTAGCGCACGTGGAACTCGTTCATGCGCACGTGGCGCATCAGAAAGAACACCGGCACCTGGACGGCGGCCATCAGCCAACAGGCCATCACCAGCGCCGCGCCCTCCACCCGCCACGCGAGCGACCGCCCGCCGCGCGCACGCCAGAGCACGACTGCGGCGGCGAGCGCGCCGCCGGTCGCCACCACCAGCAGGGGCATGGAGGCAGATGCAGCCAGCCGTGACCAGACGCGCCACGCGTTGTCCGCCAGGCGCCCGTGATCGATCAACACGCCTGTCCGGAAGTACCCCCCGACCCGGGCGGGGCAGTAGAGGTCGATTGCGGCGCGGAGCAGCCGCGCGGCAATCATCCCCGCCACCACGACGAGCCCGCCCTCCGCCAGCCTCCCAGGCAGGGAGCGGCTCGGCTCCGCATCCAGCGCGTGCGCCCGGACGGCCTCGACCCCCGCAACCATCAGGAGCATCTGGGCGCTCAGCGGCGACGTCCACTGGGCCAGGAACACGGCACCGGCGGTTGCGGCGCGCAACCGCCACCGACCGCGCTCGTCACGGTCCGGCCGATCACCCAGGCGTCGGAGCCCCCACCAGGCGAGCAGAAGGGCGGTAATCTGCCAGGCGTAGGGGTGCGCCGCGTCGAAGAGGGGGACGCGGGAGTCGGAGTTGCCCACGAGCACGGCGGCCAGCAGTCCGCCCGCCGCCCACCCCCAGACACCCGCGAGGCGCGCCATCACCACGGCCGCCATCAGCACCCAGGCGGTGCCCACGAGGTGCAGGTCCGGATAGTCGAAGGCGTGCCCCGAGACCCGGCTGGCCGCCCGCAGCAGCAGCAGGTGCCACGTGCCCAGCCGGTCCTGGCCCCAGTAGTAGACGTCGAACAGGCTCCATTCCCGCGCGCGGATCATCAGCACGGGGATGGCCAGGTCGGAGTTGAAGTCCTTCGGGCGCGGGTGGAGCGCGCGGCTGATCCACGGCGCGGCGAGCACCGGAAGGCACACCAGCGCTGCCCAGAGAAGGATCCGCGCGCTGTTGCCCGCACGGGATATCGACGCGAGCTTTCCGCGCACCGAGCCGCGCGGCTCCCCGGTCATATCGGCGAGCCTGCCGCTGGTTGTAGTCGAATCCGGCATGTGCGTCAGAACGGAGCCGGCAGATGCAGAGAGGCGATTAGGAGTCTCGCGGGATCGCGTTCACTTGCGCCGGCTGCGCAGGTTCAGCATCCGCGAAGTACCGCGGATGGTAGACGTAGTCCTCACCGGACTCGTCGATAACACGTATGCATCCCCGGCTTTCCCACTCGGGGTCAGGGAGCACCTCGTACCAACGGTGTAGTTCCAGAGAAACCTCGTGTCCGTCGATGCGCACGCATTGCACGAACCGGCCGTGCGCTGTCTGCTGATCGTACATTCACGTCCTCTCGCGGTCAGGATGACGCCGAGACCGTGCTCTCGGCGGCGTGCGCCGGTTCGAGGAGCAGGAAGCATCGCTTTGGAAACATGAAGTCTTCCCCGGTCTCGTCGATCACTCGCAGGAAACCGCGGCGCTCGCCCACCGGATCGGGCAGGAGTTGGTAGACACACCCTACCCGGAGGTCTACCTCGTATCCCGCGTTCTGCACGCATCGTCCGAATGGGCCGCGCTGGAGTTGCAAATCTTCCAAACGCTCTGGCGGTTGACCTGCGGTTCAGGACGCGCGACGCATCTCGCCCGGCGCAGCCTGCGACGGCTCCGTTGCGACGAACATGCTACGTGGGTCGCCGCCTGTTGCGTGCTGCGCAGGCTCAGGGAGGGCGAAGTACCGCTGCGGATACACGTAGTCCTCGCCGGAGCCGTCGATTACGCGAACGAATCCCCTGGCCTCCCACCGCGGATCGGGAAGCATTTCGTACGACGCGCCGAGTTCGAGGTCCACCTCGTATCCGTCGTTCCGGATGCAGACCACGAATTGGGACTTGGTGTTGGGCTGTTCACTCATACCACGGCTCCCGTTTCATCTTGAAGTCGCGCCGTCCGATCCCGTTCGCTTCGTACCAGTGTAGCTCGGCCTCTACGACGT
Encoded here:
- a CDS encoding DHHA1 domain-containing protein, with product VSTVEGMVNEAVWANYDVCSNQMAYPDAIARGAMALFSEKYGDVVRVVEIPGVSMELCGGTHVRTTGQIGLFRILSESGVAAGVRRIEAVTGREAFERVRRDERTLREAATLLKTREENLLPRIQQVLEQGRDLQKQLEKARTSGGGDVVSTLLASAASLEGVRVVASSGAFGSVDEMKALGDVLRERLGSGVAVLAETEGGKPMIVVVVTDDLIRRGIRADAVVREVAALAGGKGGGKPHMAQAGVGDPSRVPGAMEKVQEIVEGLLAGAPA